The Fundidesulfovibrio putealis DSM 16056 genome includes a window with the following:
- the pgsA gene encoding CDP-diacylglycerol--glycerol-3-phosphate 3-phosphatidyltransferase, protein MMNLPNILSLARIGIVPVLVLMLYFPGQAMCVAALLVFVLASVTDIVDGLLARRMGLVTNLGKFLDPLADKLLIGSVLIMLVHLGWVEAWVAVLIIGREMAVTGLRAVASDSGIVIAADRFGKLKTIIQSAALCPLILHYPVWGIDPGPFGDMLLYVALGLTIGSGANYMYTFFKNWSPEKA, encoded by the coding sequence ATGATGAACCTCCCCAACATACTGAGCCTGGCCCGCATCGGGATCGTTCCCGTGCTGGTGCTCATGCTGTATTTCCCTGGGCAGGCCATGTGCGTCGCGGCCTTGCTGGTTTTCGTGCTGGCGTCCGTGACGGATATCGTGGACGGCCTGCTGGCGCGGCGCATGGGGTTGGTCACCAACCTGGGCAAGTTCCTGGACCCGCTTGCGGACAAGCTGCTCATCGGGTCGGTGCTTATCATGCTGGTGCATCTTGGCTGGGTGGAGGCCTGGGTGGCCGTGCTCATCATCGGCCGGGAAATGGCCGTGACGGGGCTTCGGGCCGTGGCCTCGGATTCCGGTATCGTCATCGCCGCCGATCGCTTCGGGAAGCTCAAGACCATTATCCAGAGCGCCGCCCTGTGTCCGCTCATCCTGCACTACCCCGTGTGGGGCATCGATCCGGGGCCGTTCGGGGATATGCTGTTGTATGTGGCGCTGGGCCTGACCATCGGCTCTGGGGCCAATTACATGTATACGTTCTTCAAGAACTGGTCGCCCGAGAAGGCGTGA
- a CDS encoding FtsB family cell division protein — MLYNLLWSDKGVFAYLDLKSHQKQLKLRLENLGGRSLDLSQEIRWLKSDRAFTEKMTRAHGNYLRDNEIIYLFPGHTPEGSVGDDIKN; from the coding sequence TTGCTGTATAATCTCCTCTGGAGCGACAAGGGCGTATTCGCCTACCTGGATCTGAAAAGCCATCAAAAGCAGTTGAAGCTCAGGCTGGAAAACCTGGGCGGGCGTTCCCTGGATCTGAGCCAGGAAATCCGCTGGCTCAAGTCCGACAGGGCCTTCACGGAGAAGATGACCCGTGCCCACGGCAACTATCTGCGCGACAATGAAATCATTTATCTCTTTCCCGGACACACCCCCGAAGGAAGCGTAGGCGATGACATCAAAAATTGA
- a CDS encoding protein-L-isoaspartate(D-aspartate) O-methyltransferase, with translation MEIDPRRSRERMVREQIMARGLSSPAVLAAMRKVPRHQFVEQALKPQAYEDHPLPIGQGQTISQPYVVAWMTELLDVKPGMKVLEIGTGSGYQTAVLAEMGATVFSVERVPELHQLARTRLSSMGYGNVQLKLDDGTLGWPEKSPFDRILVTAGGPKVPEPYIDQLADPGQMVIPVGVERRSQMLMVIRKQEGKIGRKTVGQVMFVDLVGRHAW, from the coding sequence ATGGAAATCGATCCCAGACGCAGCAGAGAGCGCATGGTGCGCGAACAGATCATGGCCAGGGGCCTGTCCTCTCCGGCCGTGCTCGCGGCCATGCGCAAGGTCCCGCGCCATCAGTTCGTGGAGCAGGCCCTGAAACCCCAGGCCTACGAGGACCATCCCCTGCCCATCGGGCAGGGCCAGACCATCTCGCAGCCGTACGTGGTGGCCTGGATGACCGAGCTTCTGGACGTGAAGCCCGGCATGAAGGTCCTTGAGATAGGAACCGGTTCAGGCTACCAGACGGCGGTTCTGGCCGAGATGGGCGCGACCGTCTTCAGCGTGGAGCGCGTGCCTGAGCTCCACCAGCTGGCCAGGACCCGCCTTTCGTCCATGGGCTACGGCAACGTGCAGCTGAAACTCGACGACGGAACCCTCGGCTGGCCCGAGAAGTCGCCCTTCGACCGAATCCTGGTCACGGCGGGCGGTCCCAAGGTTCCCGAGCCCTACATCGACCAGTTGGCCGACCCGGGGCAGATGGTCATCCCGGTGGGCGTGGAACGTCGCAGCCAGATGCTTATGGTCATACGCAAACAGGAAGGGAAGATCGGGCGCAAAACGGTGGGGCAGGTCATGTTCGTTGACCTTGTGGGCCGTCACGCCTGGTAG
- a CDS encoding CoA-binding protein, whose translation MLVGDADMRQALAGCSSVAIVGAKDKPGSPVDRVGRYLIESGFTVYPVHPVRKDVWGLTTYANLADIPHPVDIVDLFRAADNCPEHARETLKLSVPPRIFWMQSGIFSFEARSILVGSPIKVFEDLCLMVEHRRLFHAD comes from the coding sequence ATGCTCGTAGGCGACGCCGACATGCGCCAGGCTCTTGCCGGGTGCTCTTCCGTGGCCATCGTCGGGGCCAAGGACAAGCCCGGCAGCCCCGTGGACCGGGTGGGGCGCTATCTGATCGAAAGCGGCTTCACGGTCTATCCGGTGCACCCCGTGCGCAAGGACGTGTGGGGGCTCACCACCTACGCGAACCTCGCAGATATCCCGCATCCCGTGGACATCGTGGATCTTTTCCGGGCTGCGGACAACTGCCCCGAGCACGCCCGCGAAACCCTGAAGCTCTCCGTTCCACCCAGGATATTCTGGATGCAGTCGGGCATCTTCAGCTTCGAGGCCCGCTCCATCCTCGTCGGGTCGCCCATCAAGGTGTTCGAGGACCTCTGCCTGATGGTCGAGCACCGCCGCCTCTTCCATGCCGACTGA
- a CDS encoding DMT family transporter — MASNMSGTPVNVYAYAALVTAMLLYGGSFVAMKAAVQVLDPWLIVLGRMLLATAAFSLFFRRIPPIGDLRRHLPKLLVMALCEPCLYFVFEAKALTLTQASQAGVITSLLPVMVVCAAGLFQGERTSRLGWLGLCLGVSGAAVLSAFAPEDPYSPDPVLGNLLEFAAMACATVYTLMVKHLVRHFSPLFLTAFQVVTGAVFFTPALLISPWPGSLGWEALAAIAYLGLGVSVGAYSLYNYCLSKLTAARVAGAVNLIPAFTLALGWLLLGETVAGWQWLGIALVLAGARLSGHSP; from the coding sequence ATGGCTTCAAACATGTCGGGTACTCCGGTAAACGTTTACGCATACGCCGCCCTGGTGACGGCGATGCTGCTGTACGGCGGCTCCTTCGTGGCCATGAAGGCCGCCGTCCAGGTTCTCGATCCCTGGCTGATCGTGCTCGGGCGGATGCTCTTGGCCACTGCCGCCTTCAGCCTGTTCTTCAGGCGCATCCCGCCCATCGGCGACCTGCGCCGTCATCTGCCCAAACTCCTGGTGATGGCCCTGTGCGAGCCCTGCCTCTACTTCGTGTTCGAGGCCAAGGCGCTCACGCTCACCCAAGCATCCCAGGCTGGCGTTATCACGTCGCTCTTGCCGGTGATGGTGGTCTGCGCCGCCGGACTCTTCCAGGGGGAGCGCACCTCGCGCCTGGGCTGGCTCGGGTTGTGCCTGGGCGTCTCGGGCGCGGCGGTCCTGAGCGCCTTCGCGCCCGAAGACCCATACTCGCCAGACCCCGTGCTCGGCAACCTCCTGGAGTTCGCGGCCATGGCCTGCGCCACGGTGTACACGCTCATGGTCAAGCATCTGGTGCGCCACTTCTCGCCGCTCTTTCTCACGGCCTTCCAGGTGGTCACCGGGGCGGTGTTCTTCACGCCCGCCCTGCTCATCTCGCCCTGGCCGGGATCGCTTGGCTGGGAGGCCCTGGCCGCCATCGCCTATCTCGGGCTCGGGGTGAGCGTGGGAGCCTATTCGCTTTACAACTACTGCCTCTCCAAGCTCACCGCCGCGCGGGTGGCCGGGGCGGTGAACCTCATCCCGGCCTTCACCCTGGCGCTTGGCTGGCTGCTCCTGGGCGAGACCGTGGCCGGGTGGCAATGGCTCGGAATCGCGTTGGTTCTGGCCGGTGCGCGCCTGAGCGGACATTCCCCTTGA
- a CDS encoding Mrp/NBP35 family ATP-binding protein encodes MKIKMKGKESPSTCKTCAKSSSCSSKPASGECKDAKSAEKDAKTQQQDARISSTLSRIKYKLFVMSGKGGVGKSSITVNLAAALARKGHKVGILDVDLHGPSVPRMLGLSGNLEGNAQGEVSPKACGENLYVVSMESLLKDPDQAVLWRGPMKTSAIRQFIGEIQWGELDYLVIDSPPGTGDEHMTVLRTIPDALCVVVTTPQEVSLADVRKAINFLQYAQANILGIVENMSGLICPHCSKEIALFKKGGGEELAKKYGIEFLGAVPLDPITVVAGDVGKPVVLMDEPSPVKDALMALADTIDNAAQSSLEAHATTRR; translated from the coding sequence ATGAAGATCAAGATGAAGGGAAAAGAGAGCCCGTCCACCTGCAAGACGTGCGCGAAGTCCAGCTCGTGCAGCTCCAAGCCCGCCTCGGGCGAATGCAAGGACGCGAAATCCGCCGAGAAGGACGCCAAGACGCAGCAGCAGGACGCCCGCATCTCCTCCACCCTGTCCAGGATCAAGTACAAGCTCTTCGTCATGAGCGGCAAGGGCGGCGTGGGCAAGAGCTCCATCACCGTGAACCTGGCTGCGGCCCTGGCCCGCAAGGGCCACAAGGTGGGCATCCTGGACGTGGACCTGCACGGGCCGAGCGTGCCGCGCATGCTGGGCCTTTCGGGCAACCTGGAAGGCAACGCCCAGGGCGAGGTGTCCCCCAAGGCCTGCGGCGAGAACCTGTACGTGGTCTCCATGGAGTCGCTCCTGAAGGACCCGGATCAGGCCGTCCTGTGGCGCGGCCCCATGAAGACTTCCGCCATCCGGCAGTTCATCGGCGAAATCCAGTGGGGCGAGCTCGACTACCTGGTGATCGACTCCCCTCCGGGAACCGGAGACGAGCACATGACCGTGCTGCGCACCATCCCCGACGCCCTGTGCGTGGTGGTCACCACCCCGCAGGAGGTGTCCCTGGCGGACGTGCGAAAGGCCATCAACTTCCTGCAGTACGCCCAGGCCAACATCCTGGGCATCGTGGAGAACATGAGCGGGCTCATCTGCCCGCACTGCTCCAAGGAGATCGCCCTGTTCAAGAAGGGCGGCGGCGAGGAGCTGGCCAAAAAGTACGGCATCGAGTTCCTGGGCGCCGTGCCCCTGGACCCCATCACCGTGGTGGCCGGGGACGTAGGCAAGCCCGTGGTGCTCATGGACGAGCCGTCCCCGGTGAAGGACGCGCTCATGGCCCTGGCCGACACCATCGACAATGCCGCCCAGTCCAGCCTGGAGGCCCACGCCACCACGCGGCGCTAG
- a CDS encoding CBS domain-containing protein, whose translation MLTVGDLMTTKVFTLLESDSLYTAKQIMEMARVRHVPIVDANESFIGLITHRDMLALAVSKLSDIDPSTQDELDAGTPLHEIMRTDVAVVSPETLLRDAAHMLLEHKYGCLPVVDGKKLVGIITEADFLRLTISLMDAIEGQD comes from the coding sequence ATGCTCACCGTCGGCGATCTCATGACCACCAAGGTCTTCACGCTCCTGGAGTCCGACTCCCTGTACACCGCCAAGCAGATCATGGAGATGGCCAGGGTACGCCACGTGCCCATCGTGGATGCCAACGAATCCTTCATCGGCCTGATAACCCACCGGGACATGCTGGCCCTGGCCGTGTCCAAGCTGTCCGACATCGATCCGTCCACCCAGGACGAACTGGATGCGGGCACTCCGCTGCACGAGATCATGCGCACCGACGTGGCCGTGGTGAGCCCCGAGACGCTCCTGCGCGACGCAGCCCACATGCTCCTGGAGCACAAATACGGCTGCCTGCCAGTGGTGGACGGGAAAAAGCTCGTGGGCATCATCACCGAGGCCGACTTCCTGCGCCTGACCATAAGCCTCATGGACGCCATCGAAGGCCAGGACTGA
- a CDS encoding M24 family metallopeptidase, protein MFEAIEVMPAEEVSRRHAVCRQLMDSQLPEAGGLLVFSRLAIYYLTGTFGNGVFWLPREGQPVLMVRKGMERARMESPLPTIVPFRSYSDIPGLCDGAGSPLSQVVGAEMNGLSWNLANLITSRLSDVRFVSGDMVLTRAQALKTEWELSKIRLCGQRHAKAMAELLPARLRVGMNERQVSHAVWEVFFELGHPGMIRMGAHGEEIFLGHIAAGDSGNYPSVFNGPLGLRGEHPAIPFMGYAGQVWRKGQPLSVDCGFALEGYVTDKTQIYWAGPKDSIPDEVASAHAFCMDVQAYVAEHLKPGSIPAEIYAHCLEWAKREGFAEGFMGLGGNKVPFLGHGIGLVVDAWPVLAKGFDEPFQEGMVMAVEPKMGVAGVGMVGVENTFEVTPSGGVCLTGESYDMICVE, encoded by the coding sequence ATGTTTGAAGCCATTGAAGTGATGCCCGCCGAGGAGGTTTCCCGGCGTCATGCTGTGTGCCGCCAGCTCATGGACTCGCAGCTTCCCGAGGCCGGGGGGCTGCTGGTGTTTTCCCGGCTGGCCATCTACTATTTAACCGGAACCTTTGGCAACGGCGTCTTCTGGCTGCCGCGCGAAGGCCAGCCGGTGCTCATGGTGCGCAAGGGCATGGAGCGCGCCCGGATGGAATCGCCCCTTCCGACCATCGTGCCCTTCCGCTCCTACTCGGACATCCCCGGCCTGTGCGACGGGGCCGGTTCGCCGCTTTCCCAGGTCGTCGGCGCTGAGATGAACGGCCTGTCCTGGAACCTGGCCAACCTCATCACCTCGCGCCTGAGCGACGTCCGATTCGTGTCGGGCGACATGGTCCTCACGCGCGCCCAGGCCTTGAAAACCGAATGGGAGCTCTCCAAGATCCGCCTGTGCGGCCAGCGCCACGCCAAGGCCATGGCCGAGTTGCTGCCAGCGCGTCTGCGCGTGGGCATGAACGAGCGCCAGGTGTCCCACGCGGTCTGGGAGGTCTTCTTCGAGCTTGGCCATCCGGGTATGATCCGCATGGGCGCCCACGGCGAGGAGATCTTCCTGGGGCACATCGCGGCGGGCGATTCCGGCAACTACCCCAGCGTGTTCAACGGCCCCCTGGGGCTTCGCGGCGAGCACCCGGCCATCCCCTTCATGGGCTATGCCGGGCAGGTGTGGCGCAAGGGCCAGCCCTTGAGCGTGGACTGCGGCTTCGCCCTGGAGGGCTACGTCACGGACAAGACGCAAATCTACTGGGCCGGCCCCAAGGATTCCATCCCGGACGAGGTGGCTTCGGCCCACGCTTTCTGCATGGACGTGCAGGCCTACGTGGCCGAGCATTTGAAGCCGGGGAGCATCCCCGCCGAGATCTACGCCCATTGCCTGGAGTGGGCCAAGCGCGAAGGCTTCGCCGAGGGGTTCATGGGCCTTGGGGGCAACAAGGTGCCCTTCCTGGGGCACGGCATCGGCCTGGTGGTGGACGCCTGGCCCGTGCTGGCCAAGGGCTTCGATGAGCCTTTCCAGGAGGGCATGGTCATGGCCGTGGAGCCCAAGATGGGCGTCGCGGGGGTGGGCATGGTCGGCGTGGAGAACACCTTCGAGGTCACACCGTCGGGGGGCGTGTGCCTGACGGGCGAGAGCTACGACATGATCTGCGTGGAGTAG